One segment of Candidatus Auribacterota bacterium DNA contains the following:
- a CDS encoding lamin tail domain-containing protein, which produces MTDIAADLIMPYGGYGLDNDGEKLRLKDREGGVIDSANMEDHNHPEYNCWPAGENAPPPKLSMERINPASGDYDRNWENNNLGWRNGLDATGDPIDGTPRRFNSVIEPPRVVINEVAWMGTGANPEHEWIELYNNTNASVNLSGWQIEGLGAGSNAITIPSGKSIAAKGFFIIADNSNVFSDNDIVEDYCDSSVELDDGGELLVLRDSSNNIVDQVNRVNQLG; this is translated from the coding sequence GTGACTGATATTGCCGCGGATCTGATCATGCCCTACGGAGGGTATGGGCTCGACAATGACGGCGAGAAACTGCGGCTTAAAGATCGAGAAGGCGGCGTCATAGACAGCGCTAACATGGAAGATCATAACCATCCGGAGTACAATTGCTGGCCGGCCGGGGAGAATGCCCCACCGCCAAAACTGAGCATGGAGAGGATTAATCCCGCATCGGGAGATTATGATCGGAACTGGGAAAACAATAATCTGGGTTGGCGTAACGGATTGGACGCGACTGGTGATCCAATCGACGGTACACCCAGGAGATTCAACAGTGTCATCGAGCCCCCGCGCGTGGTGATTAACGAGGTTGCCTGGATGGGAACAGGGGCCAACCCTGAGCATGAGTGGATCGAGCTATACAACAACACGAATGCGTCTGTAAATCTTTCCGGCTGGCAGATAGAGGGATTGGGGGCCGGATCGAATGCGATTACAATACCGTCGGGGAAAAGCATCGCCGCAAAAGGGTTTTTCATTATCGCCGATAATTCAAATGTATTCAGTGATAATGACATTGTGGAAGATTATTGTGACAGCTCCGTGGAGCTTGACGATGGCGGCGAGCTGCTGGTGTTGCGCGATTCGTCGAACAACATCGTCGACCAGGTTAATAGAGTGAATCAATTGGG